AGGAGTAAAACTGAAACGTTGCGAAAACTATTCATCTATCCATTTTTAAATATGTcaaattattactttatttacATATCTAAAGAGCTCTATTTTCTTTTATAGTAAAAACTCTAATTTTGTATTaaaaagtactaaatattattttttaaatacctattaaccttttttttttaaatggggCCCCCTAAATTTGGGGGCCTCAAGTCACATGCCTTACCCCTCATTAGGTTAGAGCCGGCCCTGATTAGGTATCATTCGTGAAATTTATCGGTCCTTGTAAAGTTGTAACTCTTCCGACGATATGAAATTCATTAGCCGGTTGAGAGTGTAAATATATTTGATGTTGCTTGCAGTTTTGCAATTCATTAGCCAAGAAGTACTTTCGGAAATTTCTTCTTTTGAGTGGCTGGTTGATAATAAAATAGATATGCATGAGATGTGCTTTTGTTAAAGAGAACAATTACGGGTAAGTATAGTAGGTGAGTTGCTTTCCCAATTAATTTGCCTATAATCTTATTTCTTACCCTAATTTAGCCTATTTGtataaatttgaatttttttccaCTTATTAACAGGGTACTAATTTGAGAGTGATATTTATCACCacatatttaaatattattggatgaattaaagtagaaatttaaaacttatttgttgGAGTTTTTAAAAGCTAGAAAACTCATAAATAAGTTTTGTGATTTGTTAAAGTTTTTGGCAAATTCATGATTGGGTTGGGGGTGTTATTTGGAAGTTGTGGTTGGAAAGCTATTTGGTGAAAGTTTGAGCTATTTAATGCAGTTTTTCATGAGTTGAATTTGTAAGAAACGAAATCTGATTTTTGTGTATgcaatatacaataataacttaATAAGTATATAATATTATTTACTGGGTGTATAAACACCGTTAAAATTAAGCTATGCACTGTAAAACTGTACTTTTGTGCCAgcgaaaaaaaaaaggaagaattaGGATGAAATCATGACGCAGAGGAATTAAAGTTGCTGTTTATTGTTACTATTTTTTCTTACATAATCACGAAGCAGAATTTCAGGGGACTAGAGTCGAGATGTGAACAAAGAAAAGTGACACTATATATGCTATTGCAGTACTTAAAGTATGTGAAAATACTTCATCTAATTATGCACATACAAATTATACACTGCCTTGCTACAAAATCACAAGAACATATTTGAATACAATTTAAAAccataacaattaaacttgtcaacataaaagtatcatatAATCTTCAATTTTGCCACGAGTTGCGACAGTGATCATGAGGCGTCCATTGAAACGTCAAAGTGTCATTTGCAGTGGTACTCATAAACCTCTTCCAATCATGAATCACTGCTATCAAATCAGCCATTTTAGCACTAATTCTTCTGCAACAGTTGGAGTGAACAGTCACAACGGCCCTAACATCCTTACTGTTTTGACAAAACCCGCTGAAATAAACAGTGTCTAAGAACCTCACTTTAAGGCCTAAGTTTCGAAATTCTCCTCCGCGCATTAGGTTTTGCAGAACGTCTTGTTCTTTTAATCCAGTAGAATTGTCTTTCTTCGCGTACCACGCATCAAACAATGAAATGGTTTTGTTGTTTGATCTGATCATGTAAAAGCCTGTGTTAATGAGATTGGCTTCGGACCATTGGTTGCCGTTGAAATTGTCTGTACTGATCTGCAAGTCTATGGTTTTGTTGTGGCTCAACTTTGGGAATGGATTTCTTAGCCATAACACATCAGTGTCCTGTTCACCACGAAAGAAATATAGTCAGCTAATTGAGTTTTGCAAATATAGTTTCAATGAACAATAACTTTATTTACACAACATAGGATTGTGTTAATATAATTAAGTGAAAGCTAATTAAATTGGGAAAAACTATGTTAGTTTAGTCATGACAATCAAGTGAAAGCTTTCTCTCACCGAGAACACATAAGACAAGCGCTAACATTAATACACCAACAATATGAAAGAACTGATGTAACTTATACTCCCccggtccactttaattgatttttggctattttcacACATATGAAGAAATTCACTTTTTAGCACtgattaacaataaaattgaccatattaaccttaattctTTTATTAGAACTATAACAAATACTCCAACTTTGGAAAAAAAGAAGTTTATTGTACTTAATTTTTCACGTACTAATCTTACTTTTTATGATGTGTAGTTATGAGACAAAAGTGTTATTTATAATAACTTAAATGCAAAGAAAAATGAATGTTGTTAGGTGTAGTTTTCAACCAAAAAGCCGTCCAATTTCCGATGTATATATAGTGAGGCATACGTACCGTGAAGATGAAGTTATAACCACGTTTTAGAACGTCGCCTAAGAACCGGGTTCTTCGCCACATCATCTTTATAAAATCTTCAGACATATACAATTTCTCTCCGATGAAATCAACACCGTCCGTTTGGAGCTTATAGCAATGGAGTCCAAGAAACTTGCACCTTCTGTACGACGTTTGATCCATCGCAACGATCAAAAGGTGTTTGATTAATTTCGCAGTGCCTTTTCCTAGCCAAAAACCATCTAAGAAAATATCTAGCATCGGCTTATCTCCCTCCACGTATGCTTTATTTACAATTGCAATAATTACCGTCTTGTCCTTCGTTGCAGCTCCCGCTAATGCTTCTTCTAGCTTATCTCCATATATTTTCATGTTAAACTGGAATACGTatacaaaacaaaattaattagaAACTGAAAAACAGAATcaactaaaaaataattaaagaataaaGATGATTACTTACTGTTTTTGAAGGTTGACAAACGGAGCTTCGCATAGGAAATAAAGCAAAATTACTGCTGTAATTACCAGAAGAGCTTAAGAGGAGAATAGATAATAAAACTAAAGCTAGAAGTGTATACACAATAtagttatagtattcattgatgagaTTTTTGAAATTCGTATTCTTCAAATCCATAATCTGCGCTATAGTTTTGAGGGTCGATCTTAACGAAATAGAGAGTGTTGTTAGAGGAAGAGGAAATATTTCATAAAATTGTTGAAGTGTTAAAAGGGGATGACTAGTTGTGTGACTGTTCTAAACTCCAACTAAAATTCTACTTGCTTACCATTGGTTTTGTACTTCTATTTGATTTGTTCAACTACTTAAACTAGTCGGGTATCCTAATAACCTACGAAATTCCATTCTTTGACAATTTTTTGTAAAGAATTTTCAATTTGGGTGTactaaataatttatttattgaaaTATATGTTATTTGTTTCTAAATAAAGTTCAAGATATTTAAAAAGCGTGAGAAAAGTATATACCGTGTGATAGAATTATTGCATTTTTAAAATGTTATAAAAGAATATAGAATGTTCTGTCAAATGATAAACGAACTTGACTTTCTTCTAGTAGGAAAACGATTATACAAAATATTCTATGTGGGGATTGAAAGCTTTttctaattaattatttatataaatatgtTAGTGTCAAAGGGCACCGCCAAGTGGTAGAGATGATTTGCTTCCATTACTAAACATTTAAATCACGATGTAGGCAGAAACctaaaatatgtataaatattcaAATATAGTGCTAAGATCAATTATTAACTTAAACTACTTGGGTAGGGGAATATAGCATAGATTTAGTAAGGTGTGCTGAGCGGCCTCATCCTAAGTAGTCCCAACTCCCAGTGGCCTAATTCCTATAATAACGAAttatacaaatttatttagttaaGTTTTTGACAAATTAAAAGTGTTTACTTTTCCTTTGAAAAAAAAGCTTATTTTGGAGAGTTATGATGTTTCACCAAGCTtttgataataataaaaaaaaaaagtgagtAATATCATAAGTTAATTTTCTATTCCGGTGAAGAAGTCAAATTTATAGTCGTTTTTACATTAGAAATAGGAGCAAAAgttgtatttaattattttcagaataaaaATACCCTTAATAAGAATTTACATTTATCAAAGTATTCCAAGTATATTAGGGAACCCCTAAACTTGGGGCATAGCATATGGATTTAGTCAATGATTAAAATTTCACCATTGATAGACTAGTACCGTACGTAAGGAATGCTGTATACGGTGAAAAAGAtgtgctttttttattttttattttggagaGTTATAATGATATGTTTTTAtgaaaaaaattacttttgagtAGCGACAGAAGTTATTTGTTTATTATGGTGGAAAAAAAAACTATTCTTTTTATAAACAAAAGCAGaagctgtattttatttttttcgggACAAAACACTCTTATTGAAAATATATACCGATGTATCTTCTAGTGTGAGCAAAAACgaacttgatttctttcctcTCTCtaactttttattttaatttttatattttaattaaatggaataaataaataaataacactcaTTTAATTGCCGTTAAGTCTGACGGTACGAAGAATACGAGTTTGCATATTTTCTATTTTCTATGCCCGCATTAAAGCCTTGTTACTTTCGGGAGCAATCAGAAACAAGAGAAACAAACCTTGTTTTTTCTCCGAACAAGCAAAAGCAAATCTTATATAGGAAAAACAAggtgtaggcatataaattttattggatttaaattcataaaataatgtggactatattttaaatatattagtccaaataaatattttggactaatataattggattaattatataagttaAATATTATTAGGccagcccatttaattgggctacaaaTGATGAAACCACCTCATTAGGTCCAAgatatcatcttcctagaggtATAATTTGGTGTCACATGtcaaataatatggcacgacaagTCAAACGGAAAAACCAATagaatcatgccacgtgtcaaaatgacaaggcatgccaagtcaaactaAAAGGTCAATGAAATCGCACCATATATGCAAGTGACATgctctggccaatcaaatgcggcatTGTCACgcttcaatctgattggtcggaaagagtttattcacatcacaactcttccctcccacaactataaataggggtctttaTAACCTAGAAAAaagaccagaagttataacaagaagacacaagggagctcgtggatcaaatgcCACAATTCTCTGCAAACTGCAAGTGTTCAAGCATTCAAGCACTTCAACACAAATTTCAAGTATTCAAGAacgaagtcaaatcaaatacaaggcgTTCAATATCAAGGCTATTTGTTCGCGATAAACttcgtggcaacaatcaaagcgtTCGTGacggataaatcaaattcaaattcaagatcaagctcaaaggccgttgaatttatatttgaaaagtagaATTAAAGGAATCATATATAGATATTGTAACACTCATATCATttaaaatcaaatactacgattgttgcaatattttcgattttgattttattttctcgacgcaatttaGTGTCTACAGACGGTTTGAGTCCTTGAGTAATTGACTTATTTCGGGCTTTCAGCTTTAGTGTCTGAGTTATTTGTCTAAGTATGTTTaacctaaaattaattaaaaactgcTGATTTAGTCTATCTAAGCCATTATCTCTGTCAATTTCACCGCTACCTTAGCCACATATTCCACATATATATCCCTGCGAAATCCACGTTTCAAAATTTCTAACTGTATTCACACATTAAACAATTGTTTTTCTCGAGTaaaaagttctttttttttttccttctgaaatatgttaacctcaaggaaaatatttttcaatgtcTTGCTACTTGTAATCCAGATAGTGTTTTTCTCTTTGAAAACTATTTCCCACCAAGGCGTTAAAAGATAGAACAATTCCTAATTTATGGACGAAAATCGTTTTAAAATACATATGCTTTCAAGTTTCAACCCTTGTTATGAAATACTTATCACTTTGTTTCAATATTATTGTGGTCTTAGTTGAAAATGTCCAGTCACAAACTTGGCCTCTT
This DNA window, taken from Nicotiana tabacum cultivar K326 chromosome 4, ASM71507v2, whole genome shotgun sequence, encodes the following:
- the LOC107794950 gene encoding uncharacterized protein At1g28695; the encoded protein is MDLKNTNFKNLINEYYNYIVYTLLALVLLSILLLSSSGNYSSNFALFPMRSSVCQPSKTFNMKIYGDKLEEALAGAATKDKTVIIAIVNKAYVEGDKPMLDIFLDGFWLGKGTAKLIKHLLIVAMDQTSYRRCKFLGLHCYKLQTDGVDFIGEKLYMSEDFIKMMWRRTRFLGDVLKRGYNFIFTDTDVLWLRNPFPKLSHNKTIDLQISTDNFNGNQWSEANLINTGFYMIRSNNKTISLFDAWYAKKDNSTGLKEQDVLQNLMRGGEFRNLGLKVRFLDTVYFSGFCQNSKDVRAVVTVHSNCCRRISAKMADLIAVIHDWKRFMSTTANDTLTFQWTPHDHCRNSWQN